Proteins found in one Gordonia sp. PDNC005 genomic segment:
- a CDS encoding amidase, with protein sequence MKHVHAFAADALGDLDALGVAQRIASGEVSAAEVLDATLARLDVVEPTINALVVDDRERARSRAAGTFDGVFAGVPSAIKNNTAFAGIATRNGSAATPDVKATENEAFSDQFVGTGLNVIGASTTPAYGLTATTEFVDREPTRNPWDTDFSSGASSGGAAALVAAGVLPIAHGNDGGGSIRIPAAACGLVGLKPTRGRTAPSKMAKDLPIDLVSNGVITRSVRDSAAFLADVERRAPAKDLPPVGRVEGPGDKRLRVALVNVPITGHLLDPATDSALNDTVELLESLGHSVTTVPLPVDRSFVDDFADYWALMAFGIDRLGKFTVGKGFDNSQIDPFTRGLSNRFLRRFYRLPFAIRGLNRGTKAFIGLTRDFDVVLSPTLAHVTPEIGVLSPSGDFDEVFDKLTRYVSFTPANNVSGTPAVSLPLGQTPGGLPIGIHFSADMGAERTLLELSYELEAARPFARIQDA encoded by the coding sequence ATGAAACATGTGCATGCTTTCGCCGCTGACGCACTCGGCGACCTCGACGCGCTGGGCGTTGCGCAGCGGATCGCATCGGGTGAGGTCAGTGCCGCGGAAGTGCTCGACGCGACCCTCGCCCGACTGGACGTCGTGGAGCCGACGATCAACGCGCTTGTCGTCGACGACCGGGAGCGTGCACGGTCGCGGGCCGCGGGCACGTTCGACGGAGTCTTCGCGGGTGTGCCGTCGGCGATCAAGAACAACACGGCTTTCGCAGGGATCGCCACCCGGAACGGTTCGGCCGCGACACCGGATGTGAAGGCGACCGAGAACGAAGCGTTCTCCGATCAGTTCGTCGGAACCGGTCTCAACGTGATCGGAGCGTCGACCACTCCGGCCTACGGACTGACGGCGACTACCGAGTTCGTCGACCGGGAACCGACCCGCAACCCGTGGGACACCGATTTCTCGTCGGGGGCGTCGTCCGGCGGCGCAGCCGCACTCGTCGCCGCAGGAGTCCTGCCGATCGCGCACGGGAACGACGGCGGCGGCTCCATCCGCATCCCCGCGGCTGCGTGCGGTCTGGTCGGCCTGAAGCCGACGCGCGGGCGGACGGCGCCGTCGAAGATGGCGAAGGACCTGCCGATCGACCTGGTAAGCAACGGTGTCATCACGCGCAGTGTCCGGGACAGCGCGGCATTCCTCGCCGACGTCGAACGGCGGGCACCTGCAAAAGACCTGCCTCCGGTCGGCCGTGTAGAAGGGCCTGGCGACAAGCGACTACGGGTCGCACTGGTGAATGTGCCGATCACCGGGCATCTCCTCGATCCGGCAACCGATTCCGCGCTGAACGACACCGTCGAGTTGCTGGAGTCCCTCGGCCATTCGGTGACGACAGTCCCGCTGCCGGTCGACCGGTCGTTCGTCGACGACTTCGCCGACTACTGGGCCTTGATGGCGTTCGGCATCGACCGACTGGGAAAGTTCACAGTCGGCAAGGGCTTCGACAACTCGCAGATCGATCCGTTCACTCGTGGACTGTCGAACCGGTTCCTGCGCCGCTTCTACCGTCTCCCGTTCGCGATCCGCGGCCTGAACCGCGGGACCAAGGCGTTCATCGGACTGACGAGGGACTTCGACGTCGTCCTCTCACCAACCCTCGCTCACGTGACTCCGGAGATCGGCGTCCTCTCGCCGTCGGGCGACTTCGACGAGGTGTTCGACAAGCTCACCCGCTACGTGTCGTTCACACCCGCCAACAATGTCAGCGGAACACCAGCCGTCTCCCTGCCTCTCGGGCAGACTCCGGGCGGTCTGCCGATCGGCATCCACTTCTCCGCCGACATGGGTGCCGAGCGCACGCTCCTCGAGCTCTCGTACGAACTCGAAGCGGCTCGTCCGTTCGCACGGATTCAAGACGCCTGA
- a CDS encoding MFS transporter gives MVSTTQPGTAPGATAGERWTPRLVFSLLSIVLVLEMLAISYLMISMAQPEISAHYATTQGAWLLTSFLLVGAMTAPLIGKLADMHGKRKLLLACIGIAALGSFVSAVAPNYAIMLLGRGMAGLLIPCLFLSYSLIRDVFPPKTVALAVSIATSGMGLIAIPAPFIAGWLIDEYGFRGVFWFMVVALVVLGGMLFVSTDESSVRLRARMDLVGAALLGAGIAGILIGVSFGPTWGWTAVSTLAYLLGGIALVIAWGVSAVVVKEPLIDLTVLGRRSVAFTAIGAGCVYGVSGLYSLLLPMLAMTPAIMGLGYGFGVDAEGFAIFQAPIGAMTVVGGLIVGIFVGRNVAPRLLLASGGVIAALGCTLTAFSNDSKGLLIVFAGLVGLGMGLGYASIPNLVIAAVPPQLQASTASIMGVFQSIFPAILPVIAFTVMNNSYIAPIPAEMTGGYIFYTADGFKIAFLIAAATGVACFIAALLLPSRIEQLVLPTESVETAPVAH, from the coding sequence ATGGTCTCCACCACCCAACCCGGCACGGCGCCCGGCGCGACAGCGGGCGAGCGTTGGACGCCGCGGCTCGTCTTCTCGCTCCTGTCGATCGTCCTCGTCCTCGAGATGCTGGCGATCAGCTATCTGATGATCTCGATGGCGCAGCCGGAGATCAGCGCGCACTACGCGACCACGCAGGGCGCCTGGCTTCTCACCTCCTTCTTGCTGGTCGGCGCGATGACGGCTCCGCTCATCGGCAAGCTGGCCGACATGCACGGTAAGCGCAAGCTGCTGCTCGCGTGCATCGGGATCGCGGCCCTGGGCTCGTTTGTCTCCGCTGTCGCACCGAACTACGCGATCATGCTGCTCGGACGTGGAATGGCGGGACTGCTCATCCCGTGCCTGTTCCTCAGCTACTCGCTGATCCGCGACGTGTTCCCGCCCAAGACGGTGGCGCTCGCAGTGAGTATCGCGACCTCGGGAATGGGTCTCATCGCGATCCCGGCGCCGTTCATCGCAGGTTGGCTCATCGACGAGTACGGATTCCGCGGAGTCTTCTGGTTCATGGTCGTCGCCCTGGTTGTTCTCGGCGGGATGCTCTTCGTCAGTACCGACGAGTCGTCGGTCCGTCTGCGTGCACGCATGGACCTGGTCGGTGCAGCCCTTCTCGGCGCGGGCATCGCAGGCATCTTGATCGGTGTCAGCTTCGGCCCGACGTGGGGCTGGACCGCCGTCTCGACCCTGGCGTACCTGCTGGGCGGTATCGCGCTCGTCATCGCGTGGGGTGTGTCGGCCGTAGTGGTCAAGGAGCCGTTGATCGACCTCACGGTGCTCGGTCGTCGTTCCGTCGCATTCACCGCGATCGGTGCGGGCTGCGTCTACGGTGTCAGCGGCCTCTACTCGCTGCTGCTCCCGATGCTCGCGATGACTCCGGCGATCATGGGCCTGGGCTACGGTTTCGGCGTCGACGCCGAAGGCTTCGCGATCTTCCAGGCGCCGATCGGCGCGATGACCGTTGTCGGAGGCCTGATCGTCGGCATCTTCGTCGGACGCAATGTCGCGCCGCGACTCCTGCTCGCCTCCGGAGGCGTCATCGCGGCACTCGGATGCACGCTGACCGCGTTCTCCAATGACAGCAAGGGGCTGCTCATCGTGTTCGCCGGACTCGTCGGTCTCGGCATGGGTCTCGGCTACGCGTCGATTCCGAACCTCGTCATCGCGGCGGTGCCCCCGCAGCTTCAGGCGTCGACCGCCAGCATCATGGGCGTGTTCCAGAGCATCTTCCCGGCGATCCTGCCCGTCATCGCCTTCACCGTGATGAACAACTCGTACATCGCCCCGATCCCGGCGGAGATGACTGGCGGTTACATCTTCTACACCGCCGACGGTTTCAAGATCGCCTTCCTGATCGCTGCTGCCACGGGAGTCGCCTGCTTCATCGCAGCGCTGCTGCTGCCGAGCAGAATCGAGCAGCTTGTGCTGCCGACGGAGTCCGTCGAGACGGCACCGGTCGCGCACTGA